CTGCCGGTGCCGCTGCCTTCTGACGAAAACTCGATAAAGAATTCATCTTCCTCATCATCGTCTTCATCTTCTTCCAGTTCGATCTCCTCAAATTCTCCGTTCTTTCGCCTTAGCTCAATCTCCGCGCATAAACGCTGATACCGCTCAGGATGTCTTTGTGCATCTATGTTTTCTTTAACATCAAGTAAGTCATATAAAGAATATTTTGAATAATCAATCTGCACGATATTGCCCTGTTATTTGCAACGGTAAAAAGAAGGCCATTAAGGAGTTATATAGAGATATCCAGACACACTAACAACAACAGTCCGCAACTTCAAATTAACATTACAGTGTTTCTATTTCAGTTTACTTATAGAAATGAAATTGCTTACCTCAGCCGACTTTAATCAAGATTAAAGCCGACTCCGGTACCTGTGGTTGGAAAATAGGAAAAAAACGGCGTTGCAACATTATTAAAAACATCGCCGTCGTGATTGATATAAACACAGGCGGGACCAAAACGTAAGGCCGACCATTCAGGTGTTGCTACGGTTCCTGGGTATTCGACAATATTAATGGAGGTATCCATAATATTTTCCCAGATCTCCAGGCAACCGGCACTGTCTGCGGTGCTGCTGTCCGGATAACCTTCGTCGCTCATAGGTATGGTGTTGCCGCCGATAACAATACTTTCCGGCTCACCGAGAATGTTCCACTTCAAGTGCAGCTGCCCGGCAGCACCGTGGAAGCTGGCCATCACAGATGCCGTCACGGCTTTATTGGCATCGTCACTCAGGTCAAAAAACCTGGGCAATGCTACCACCGAAAGAATCCCCAGAATCACAATAACCGTGACCAGTTCAATCAGGGTAAAACCGTTTTTTTTCATACTTACCAGCAAAGTCACTTTACGTGACATACAACATACTTCTGCTGGCATGCTAGCAAAAAAAGTTATCTGCTAAAAGCTTTAGCCGCCCGCAGCTAATGCGCCACTGTCCCCTTTATCTAAGGGGGCTGGCAGCTTGTTCCGGAAAGCAACTGAAACTAAAGAAAAATTTTTCTGAAAGAGTTTTTATTACCCTGATGAAGGTTTTTTAACAGCGTATTTTAATAGTGCGGCAATTAATAAAACGACAATAGCAAAAATGTCCACCAGCAATACTTTAAAGATGGCCTCATTATAACCGCCTACCATAAGCACCAGTAACACATAACCTGTCATGCTTATGCCCGCCATTATCATGGCCGCTCCCTGATAAGGGGTTGCAAAGGCGGAATACAAGATAAAACCTCCCAGCACACCAAACAGCAGCGCCCTGTGCCTCATTAAAATCACGAGATTGTTATCCGTTAAACTAACAGAGTAGGCATTTTCCATATTTTGTGCTGAAAACAGGCCAAGCACGGGAAGAAAATTAATCAGGCCAACAATAATTAAGCATGCCGTTATCGCCTTTAGCATAGGACCCTCTCATGAAGCGATAGATAGTATTCACAACAATAGATAAAGATTAACCCACTGAATATAGTCAATACTTGGCTTGCTGCCAGTGAAAGCGGGTGTCGGGAGAGGTATTTTATAACAGAACAACTCGGCCAAAGTCCCTTTCAGCCGAGTTTACTGCCTGGTTAACGAATAATTTAATGGGATCACAGCACGTACTTGGCCGAGAACTGCAATCTATCCAGATCACCGTCATAGCCGTTTTCCAGTTCACGGTTGGCCCGGATATATTCCACACCGACACTGAGAGACTTGATCGGCGAATAGATTAAGTTCAGGTGTATGCTGTCCGCCGATTTAGTGGCGCTGCGTCCGGTATATTGGGTTTCGTTGTCAGCCGAGAAAACAGAGTAGCTTAAGGTTGAGCGCAACTCTTCGGTCCACATATGGCGATAGGCGACAAAGCCGCCGTAACTGTCGATGGCTTCGAGCTCCCCCTTATCATCCAGCACGGCATCACTGGTGATGGCCAAACCGATATAGCGTCCCATCCCCGAGCCATAAGAGCCCATAAAACGGATATCATCGGCGCCCAGTTTCACTTTACCCGCGACACTGATGCCGTAGGCCGAAGTGGTGCTGTCGTAGTTGGCATCATCGATTTTAAGCTGCCTGAGCAGCCCGGAAACACTCAACTGTCCCCAATCAGCAGTATGGTTATAGCGGGCGACAATATCCGGCAAGGCACTGTCGTCGCAATCGATACGGCCATTGCCGCCGTTATTCATCACCAGGCTTTCCGGGTTTTCCAGCGAGAATTGCCAGGCGCCATAGGTATAACGCACCATGGCTTGACGTTCAAAAATGGTACTTTCCGAAGGCCCTAAAAAGTCCAGGGATTCAGGCAAGGCGCCGGTATTTTGGAAGGTAGTCCAGGTTTGACCCACCAGCCAGTTATCATAACTGATAAAGGCATGGCGCAACCTTGGCGAGTAACTGTTGGAAACCAGTTCGTTGCCGCCGGGCGTGGCTAGAAAGTCCATCTCAAGAAAGGTTTTGACTTTATGGCCGTCGATATTCGTAAGTGTGCCGAAATTAAAGCGCGTTGCCCTGGAGTGGCCGTCAAAGGTGGTAGTGCTGTCTTCACAACCTTCAAATTCACATACAGGTACGGTTGAGGGCACGTAAAACTGGCGGCCGATATTGCCGGACGCCAGTGAGCCGTCACTAAAGTCGCTCCAGAAGGCATCCACCTTCATATAACCGCCGAAAGAAAATTCGGTATCGTTCACGGCATCTTTGAGTTTCACCGCAGCCGTTGCCGGTAAAGCAAACAGCAAGGCTGCCGCAAGCGCGCTTTTACCGGATATTAATTTACCTGCGTTTTTACCTGCATTTGATAAGCTTTGATTAGTAAACATGCTTCTACCCTCTTTTTTATGCACAAGCAGACCCAGAGTGCCTGCCAGACGGCGCACCTTTTATGGTTTTATTATTTATTATGGTTATGTAGGAGCTTGAAGTGTCCGGGTTACACCTCCCGAAAGAAGACCCGGACACTCGACTCCCGGATTATTCTTCCAGCGTACTTAAATCGCCTTCGTCCTGGCCTAATGCCCGGGCTTTTAATACCCGCCGCATGATTTTGCCGGAGCGGGTTTTCGGTAAGGCATCAACAAAAGTCACATCCTCCGGCATGGCAATGCGGCCCATTTCTCTGGCAACATGCTCACGAAGTTCAAGCGCCAGTTCCTCACTGCCGGCAACCCCCTGTGCCAGTATTGCGTAGGTGTGGATGGCATTGCCCTTTAACTCGTGGGGCAGGCCTATTGCCGCAGCTTCCGTCACCTGAGGATGGCTGACCAGGGCGCTTTCAATCTCGGCGGTGCCCAAACGGTAGCCGCTGACTTTAAGTACTTCATCCATGCGGCCAATTACCCAGATATAACCGTCATCGTCCTTTTTAGCGCTGTCTCCCGCCAGATAACGCCATTTACCGTCCACTTCATTCCAGTACAGGGCCTTATAGCGCTCATCGTCTTTAAATATGGTACGGGCCATGCCCGGCCAGGGATTGTTGATAATCAGCTTGCCTTCTTCGTTGGCCGCCACTTCCCGGCCTTCATCGTCCACTATGGTGATTTCGTTGCCAAAGAAAGGCTTAGTGGCCGAGCCGGGTTTTAACGGCGTAACCGGTAGCGGACATATCATTAAGCCGCCGGTTTCCGTCTGCCACCAGGTATCTATGATCGGGCAGTTACCGTTACCTATTACCTGGTGATACCACTTCCAGGCCTCAGGATTGATCGGCTCGCCGACACTGCCCAGCAAACGCAGGCTGGAAAGGTCGTGTTTCTTCGGCCAGCGGTCGCCAAAGCGCATCAGACCGCGAATCGCCGTTGGCGAGGTATAGAGAATATTGATGCCGTATTTTTCAATGATCTGCCACCAGCGGTTCGGGTAAGGATAATTCGGCGCACCTTCATAGAGCATGATGGTGGCGCCGTTAATTAAAGGACCGTAAACAATATAACTGTGGCCGGTGATCCAGCCGGGATCGGCGGCACACCACCAGCGATCTTCCGGCTTGATATCAAACGCCATGCGGTGCGTGGTTGAGGTATACACCGAATAACCGCCATGGGTATGCAGCATCCCTTTGGGAGAGCCGGTAGTGCCCGAGGTGTAAAGGATAAACAGCGGATCTTCGGCATCCAGCTGCTCGGTTTCACATTTAGGGGAAGCGATCGGCAGGGCGATTAAATCGTGATACCAGAAGTCCCGTGTCGCTTCCATTTCCACCTCAAGGTCATTGTTTTTCACGCAGATACACACTTCTATGGTGGGCGAGCGCTTCATGGCATTGTCGGCAATGGTTTTTAAATCGATTTGCTTGCCGCGACGCCAGCCGCCGTCTGCGGTGATCAATACCCGGGAATGAGCATCTTCAATGCGCGACGCCAGAGCATCGGTACTGAAACCACCGTACACCACACTGTGGATGGCGCCTATTTTGGCGCAGGCAAGCATGGCAAAAATCAGTTCGGGAATCTGCGGCATATAGATGGTCACCACGTCCCCTTTTTCCACCCCCATACTTTTCAAGACATTGGCAAACTGGCTGACCTCACGGTTTAAGCCGTTGTAGGAGTAATTGCGTACCTGGCCATTTTCCCCTTCCCAGATAATCGCCATCTTGTTGCGGTTGGCATTGGTGAGGTGACGGTCGATAGCATTGTGAACGATATTGGTTTTTCCGCCGGTAAACCACTGATAAAAAGGTGCTTTGCTTTCATCCAGGACCTTATCCCACTTTTTGTACCAGCCTAAGGTTTCTGCCTGCTCGGCCCAGAAACCTTCACGGTTATTGACGGAATAGTCATATAGCGCCTGATATTCCGGCACATTGGCTTGTTCGATCACATCAATACTTGGCTTAAAAAGTTCACTGCTGCTTGCGTCATTCATCAGGTCTGCTCCCAAAAGGTTTGTTCATCCTTGAATCCAAGGCGAGGTTATTTTTGCTTGCAATAGAATCTAGAGGGTTAGGGCAAAAGAATAAATTAGACCTTGGTCTAATACCCCGACGAAAAGCGAAATTATAAAAGGCTACAGTAGGTAATATTTCAGCGGCAGTTGCTCGCCACGGTTGGCACAGGCAACCTCCGCCAGCAAAAGTTCGGCGGTGGCCAGGGCATCGTTTAAGGCGTTATGGGCCAAATGTGCGGGTAACTGATGGCTTTGCCGTAAAGTACTAAGGCGTAAACTGGAAGCGTCGTAAGGCAAGTTCCGTTTATCCAGGCGTCGCTTGGCAACAGTCAAAGTATCGATAACCGGGAACACAGGCGCCATACCGTATAGCTCAAGGCAGGCCTGGCGCAAAAAGGTGATCTCAATACGGGCAAAATGCACCAGCATCACTTTACCGGCAAGCGCCGACAATATTTCCTCCACCACCTGCGCCAGTTCCGCCCCCTGCTCTTTGGCGCTGTCTGTGATCTGGTGGATCACAACATTCTCTTCGGCCAGCTCCCCCCGGGTTTTAATTATTTTATGATAACGGGATTTAAGGTGAATCTCCCCCCGATTTATTGCTACAAAACCGGCGCTGAGCAGCTGATCTTTTTTGGCATCCAAACCGGTGGTTTCAAAATCCAGCGCCAGCACGGGCACCTCACTAATAGGCGTATTCTTGTCAGGAAACGGCACCGACAAAAACGCTTTGAGCGCTCCCTCTGGCGCACGAGCCAGCAAGCGCCGCCTGTGGGCCTGATAGCCGAACAGGGCTAAATGCAGTTTATCAAGCAGCCTTCTCCACATCATCAATAGGCAGCCTGGCGCACATCCTGTAACGCTTTCACTACCTTAAAGGCATCTTTAAGGTGCTCCCGCTCAAGCCTGGAGATTTGTTTCGGCGGCAAATGATTATCGGCGACTTTGCCCTGGCTGAGCTGCTTTACCTGATGCTCGATACGCAACATGCCCATAAATTCAACGGCATCAATCAGGTTTTCCGACGACGCCCGGGTTAACGAAGCACTGCCGCCAACCTGACGCAGACGTTCAAGGGTATTCACGGCACTGACTCCTTCTGCCAGGGCATAAATCCGGGCGAGATCGACAATAGGCGCTATGCCCTTATGCTTTAAATCCAGAGTATTTTTATTCTCGCCATTTTTCTCCAAAACAAAATCCCGGAAAAAACCCAGCGGCGGGCGCAATTGCAGGGCATTTTTCGTTAAATGGGCAAGAAACAGGGTATTACCGCGGGTTTGTTCCAGCATAGTGCGGCGCAAATCCGCCAATAACGACATATCGCCGTACACCGGCGCCAAATCAAAAAAGATACTACAATGCATCAGTGCCTTGGGGTCGGGTTTGTTAACCCAGTTTTCAAAGTACTGCCCCCAGATCTTTTGGCTTTGCCGCCATTTCGGATTGGTAGTCATCACATTGCCGGGGCAATAGGCATAACCACAAGCGGCCAGGCCGTCACAGACAAAAGTGGCCAGGTCGTGAAACCAGTAATCATGCTCAGGTTTACACTCGTTAGAAATAATCAGGGCATTGTCCTGATCTGAATTGCCGCACTGTTCCTGCCTAGCCTGGGAGCCGGCGGCCACCCAGACATAAGGCACAGGAGCCGGGCCGGAAAGTTTCTCCGCCATTTCAATCAGGCGCACGGTAAAGGCGGCAGTGATGGCGCTGATGCTTTTGCCGACATGGGCGGCCGTAGTGCCGGTTTTTACCATATGGCGCTGCAATTCAGGCACCAGCTTACTGATCTCTACCAGCTCCTTGATGGTGCTGGCCTTATGGATGGCGCCTGTGATATGCACGGCATTTTGTCCCTCCTGGCGGATCAAATCCGTTACCGTGATCATGCCCGCCAGACGGCCATTTTGAGTAACCGGCAAGTGATGTATCTGTTTGGTAGTCATTAATACCAGGGCATCAAAAGCATTGTTACCGGCTTCAATCGAAATCGGTTGCCGGGTCATGATATCACTCACCACCCGGTCATAAGCCAGCCCCTCGGCAACACAGCGCTGGCGGATGTCTTTGTCGGTCACTATGCCTGTCATTTCCCCCTTTTCGGTAACCAGCAAAGAAGAAAGGTTGCAGTCATTCATTTTTATCGCCGCTTCCCTGATTGAGGCATCTGCGGCTATGGTCACGGCGGGGGCACGATAAAAATCGCCGATGTTGGTATTCATTAAGGTGGCATTCACCACGGCTTCATCGTTGATTTTGCTGACCTGGTGCTGCAGGCGTTCGGCAGCAGAGGTATTAAAATACGCCTGCACTTCGGGAAACGCACCAAGCAGGTCAAACACCAACGGCCAGCTTATGCTGTAGAGCAAGGTATCCTCGTCGGTTCTGACGGCAATTTTCACCTTGTCATCCGGCAAGCAAAAAACGGTGCAGATATCCCCTTCACCGAATTTACCCAGTAATTCCTCCTGCTCATCCAGATAAGATAACGCCCCCTTGCGCACGATATACAAACGCGGCTCAGTAATATTTTTAGGAGGCAAAGGACTATTTTTTCTGATATAACCGATATGGATATGTTCAGCGAGCTTGCTTACGGCTTGTACGGCTAACTTGTCAAAGGGAGGTATTGCATTGATAAAATCACGGATTTCAGTAAGTTCAGCGTCCATTTAATCCTCTCTTTTGCCAGCACTCTTGCTAACTCTCGGTAATTGCTATGTTATTTAAGCCCTTGTTTTCAGGCAGAGTCAACCGGGGAATGCACGACCTAGACTAAAGTTTAATATCTTCAACCAGCAAAGCTTGCTAACTTTAGTCCCAAGGTCGAGTGGCGGTTATTGCTGAAATGCACAAGCTGACAAGCAGCTGTGCAGGCAGCTAATCAGGCAGCTATGCAGGCAATAAAAACAAAGCTTTACCAAATAAAATCATATCCTTAAACAGGATAATAATAAAATGGCTCTGTGTTAAAAGGAGAGTATTGTGGGAAGTTACCAATCATATTGGCAGAAAAATCTGCGCTTAATCCTGATATGCCTGTTCATCTGGTTTATCGTGTCTTTTGGTTTTGGCCTGCTGTTAGTAGAGCCATTAAATAATTTCAGCTTGGGTGGTTATAAACTCGGCTTCTGGTTTGCCCAGCAGGGTTCCATTTATACCTTTGTCGGCCTGATTTTCTGGTATTCCTCCAGAATGAACAAGCTGGATAAAGAGCACGGCGTCGGGGAAGAATAATGGATGAATTGAAACTCTATACCTATATCGCCGTTTTCGGCTCCTTCGGCCTTTATTTTGCCATTGCCTGGTGGGCAAGGGCCGGTTCCACCAGTGACTTCTACGTTGCTGGCGGCGGTGTTAGCCCGGTACAAAACGGTATGGCGATAGGCGCCGACTGGATGAGTGCCGCTTCCTTTATTTCCATGGCGGGCATGATCGCCTTTTTAGGTTACGGCGGCTCGGTATTTTTAATGGGCTGGACCGGCGGTTACGTGCTGCTGGCTATGTTGCTTGCCCCCTATATGCGCAAACACGGCAAGTTTACCGTGCCGGAATTTATCTCGGATCGCTATTATTCGAAAACCGCCCGTATCGTTGCGGTACTCTGTTTAATTATTGCCTCGCTGACCTATATTATCGGCCAGATGAAAGGTGTCGGCGTTGCCTTCTCCCGCTTCCTGGAAGTGGATTACGGCCTGGGTCTTGGCATAGGCATGGCAGTGGTTTGGGTGTACGCGGTATTGGGCGGTATGAAAGGCATTACCTATACCCAAATCGCCCAATATTGCGTACTGATCTTCGCCTATACCATTCCGGCGATCTTTATTTCCTTCCAGCTCACCGGCAACCCTATCCCGCAGCTGGGCCTGGGCAGCACCTTAGCGGACGGCAGTGGCGTCTACCTGCTGGATAAGCTGGATATGGTAGTGACAGATCTCGGCTTTAAGGAATACACCACCTCATCTATGGGCAACAGCCTGAACATGTTCGCCTATACCATGTCTCTGATGATAGGCACCGCCGGTTTGCCCCATGTGATCATGCGCTTCTTTACCGTCCCCAGTGTTAAAGCCGCGCGTTCATCCGCCGGTTACGCCCTGGTCTTTATCGCCCTGCTGTATACCGTAGCCCCGGCCGTTGGCGCCATGGCCCGTTTAAACCTGATGAACACCATAGAGCCTGCGGCGGGACAAAACCTGGTTTATGCCGAACGCCCGCAATGGTTTAAAGACTGGGAAAAAACCGGCCTGCTGAAGTTTGAAGATAAAAACAACGACGGCAAGGTACAATATGTAGCGGATCCCGAGAAAAATGAAATGGTCAAGGTTGACCGCGACATCATGGTATTAGCCAACCCAGCGATTGCCAATTTACCCAACTGGGTGATTGCCCTGGTGGCGGCAGGCGGACTGGCAGCGGCCTTATCCACGGCGGCGGGCTTGTTGCTGGCGATATCGTCATCCATCTCCCACGACTTGATGAAGGGGGTGTTGACGCCGAACTTGTCCGAGAAAAACGAGCTGCTGGCGGGACGTATCGTCATGACCTTGTCGATACTGGTGGCCGGTTACCTAGGACTGAATCCGCCCGGGTTTGCCGCAGGCACGGTGGCGCTAGCCTTTGGCCTGGCAGCATCGAGTATCTTCCCGGCCTTAATGATGGGCATCTTTTCCAAGAAAATGAGCGGCACCGCGGCTGTGTGGGGCATGTGTTCGGGGATCGGCATTACCATGCTGTATGTGTTCCAGCATAAAGGCATTATGTTCATCCAGGGCACTTCCTTCCTGGGCGGCCTGGAACCTAACTGGTTCTTCGGTATTTCACCCAATGCCTTCGGCGCGGTCGGCGCACTGGTGAACTTTGCCGTAGCCTTTATCGTGCTAAAAGCCAAAGGCCCGGCACCGGCTGAAATCCAGCAACTGGTTGAAAACTTCCGTATTCCGGCGGGCGCCGGTGCGGCCCACAACCATTAACTTCTCCCAACCGATGTTAAGGCTCCTTCGGGAGCCTTTATGCACAAGGATGTGCTGATCCTGCAAAAATATAAAGTTTAGGAGCAGGAAGTGCTTGATATGAAGAACTACCCAAATTTGAGAACACCATGAACAGACACACTAAACTTGCGATCCTGATCGCCCCTGTTTTATTTATCGCAGGTTTTATTGCCTCGGATTATTATATGGAACACCAGGCAGCACAGGACAAGGTTTTTTACCTCACCCAACAGAACAACTGTGATGTGCTGGCAGACAAATGCGTGCTTGAGTCCGGCGAATTCTTAGTTTCCGTCTCCGACCATAAGGGCGTTACCCGCATCAATGCCACCTTCCCCTTAGATACCGTAGTGTTAATGCTGGTTAACGATGATAACTCCCAGCAAATTTACCAGCTGGCCATGGCAGATACCCCCTATTACTGGCAGGCAAAAACCGACCTGCGCGAGTCGATCCCGCAGGCGGGAGACTCCAGAAAACTGCGCCTGGTGGCAAAAATAAAAGGCGGCAGCTACATCAGTGAATTTGTCAGCACCACACTTTCGCGATAAGGTGGTCTCTAATCTTGCCTTAGGCAAGCAGTAAACAGCAGGAGCAGGAAAAACCCGATGTTTGAAAACTGGCAATTGATCTTATTAAGCCTGAGTTACACCGGCTTGCTGTTTTATATTGCCTCAATAGGTAACCGCCACCGCCATAAAAAAATTCCCGGCGGCCATGCCCTGATTTATGCCCTGACCTTGGGGGTGTATTGTACTTCGTGGAGCTTTTTAGGCACCTCGGGACAGGCGGCATCCAGTATGCTTTCTTACCTGCCGATTTATCTCGGCCCGATTTTGCTGTTTATCTTTGCCTGGCCCTTTATTCAACGCCTGATCCGGGTCAGTTTAAAGCTCAACCTGACCTCCATCGCCGATTTACTCGCCGCCCGTTTCGGCAAGTCCCACAAGCTGGCGGTGTTAGTGACCATAG
This genomic window from Thalassomonas viridans contains:
- a CDS encoding prepilin-type N-terminal cleavage/methylation domain-containing protein; its protein translation is MSRKVTLLVSMKKNGFTLIELVTVIVILGILSVVALPRFFDLSDDANKAVTASVMASFHGAAGQLHLKWNILGEPESIVIGGNTIPMSDEGYPDSSTADSAGCLEIWENIMDTSINIVEYPGTVATPEWSALRFGPACVYINHDGDVFNNVATPFFSYFPTTGTGVGFNLD
- a CDS encoding sodium:solute symporter family protein — translated: MDELKLYTYIAVFGSFGLYFAIAWWARAGSTSDFYVAGGGVSPVQNGMAIGADWMSAASFISMAGMIAFLGYGGSVFLMGWTGGYVLLAMLLAPYMRKHGKFTVPEFISDRYYSKTARIVAVLCLIIASLTYIIGQMKGVGVAFSRFLEVDYGLGLGIGMAVVWVYAVLGGMKGITYTQIAQYCVLIFAYTIPAIFISFQLTGNPIPQLGLGSTLADGSGVYLLDKLDMVVTDLGFKEYTTSSMGNSLNMFAYTMSLMIGTAGLPHVIMRFFTVPSVKAARSSAGYALVFIALLYTVAPAVGAMARLNLMNTIEPAAGQNLVYAERPQWFKDWEKTGLLKFEDKNNDGKVQYVADPEKNEMVKVDRDIMVLANPAIANLPNWVIALVAAGGLAAALSTAAGLLLAISSSISHDLMKGVLTPNLSEKNELLAGRIVMTLSILVAGYLGLNPPGFAAGTVALAFGLAASSIFPALMMGIFSKKMSGTAAVWGMCSGIGITMLYVFQHKGIMFIQGTSFLGGLEPNWFFGISPNAFGAVGALVNFAVAFIVLKAKGPAPAEIQQLVENFRIPAGAGAAHNH
- a CDS encoding putative nucleotidyltransferase substrate binding domain-containing protein, which produces MDAELTEIRDFINAIPPFDKLAVQAVSKLAEHIHIGYIRKNSPLPPKNITEPRLYIVRKGALSYLDEQEELLGKFGEGDICTVFCLPDDKVKIAVRTDEDTLLYSISWPLVFDLLGAFPEVQAYFNTSAAERLQHQVSKINDEAVVNATLMNTNIGDFYRAPAVTIAADASIREAAIKMNDCNLSSLLVTEKGEMTGIVTDKDIRQRCVAEGLAYDRVVSDIMTRQPISIEAGNNAFDALVLMTTKQIHHLPVTQNGRLAGMITVTDLIRQEGQNAVHITGAIHKASTIKELVEISKLVPELQRHMVKTGTTAAHVGKSISAITAAFTVRLIEMAEKLSGPAPVPYVWVAAGSQARQEQCGNSDQDNALIISNECKPEHDYWFHDLATFVCDGLAACGYAYCPGNVMTTNPKWRQSQKIWGQYFENWVNKPDPKALMHCSIFFDLAPVYGDMSLLADLRRTMLEQTRGNTLFLAHLTKNALQLRPPLGFFRDFVLEKNGENKNTLDLKHKGIAPIVDLARIYALAEGVSAVNTLERLRQVGGSASLTRASSENLIDAVEFMGMLRIEHQVKQLSQGKVADNHLPPKQISRLEREHLKDAFKVVKALQDVRQAAY
- a CDS encoding DUF4212 domain-containing protein; its protein translation is MGSYQSYWQKNLRLILICLFIWFIVSFGFGLLLVEPLNNFSLGGYKLGFWFAQQGSIYTFVGLIFWYSSRMNKLDKEHGVGEE
- a CDS encoding DcaP family trimeric outer membrane transporter, whose product is MFTNQSLSNAGKNAGKLISGKSALAAALLFALPATAAVKLKDAVNDTEFSFGGYMKVDAFWSDFSDGSLASGNIGRQFYVPSTVPVCEFEGCEDSTTTFDGHSRATRFNFGTLTNIDGHKVKTFLEMDFLATPGGNELVSNSYSPRLRHAFISYDNWLVGQTWTTFQNTGALPESLDFLGPSESTIFERQAMVRYTYGAWQFSLENPESLVMNNGGNGRIDCDDSALPDIVARYNHTADWGQLSVSGLLRQLKIDDANYDSTTSAYGISVAGKVKLGADDIRFMGSYGSGMGRYIGLAITSDAVLDDKGELEAIDSYGGFVAYRHMWTEELRSTLSYSVFSADNETQYTGRSATKSADSIHLNLIYSPIKSLSVGVEYIRANRELENGYDGDLDRLQFSAKYVL
- the acs gene encoding acetate--CoA ligase, whose translation is MNDASSSELFKPSIDVIEQANVPEYQALYDYSVNNREGFWAEQAETLGWYKKWDKVLDESKAPFYQWFTGGKTNIVHNAIDRHLTNANRNKMAIIWEGENGQVRNYSYNGLNREVSQFANVLKSMGVEKGDVVTIYMPQIPELIFAMLACAKIGAIHSVVYGGFSTDALASRIEDAHSRVLITADGGWRRGKQIDLKTIADNAMKRSPTIEVCICVKNNDLEVEMEATRDFWYHDLIALPIASPKCETEQLDAEDPLFILYTSGTTGSPKGMLHTHGGYSVYTSTTHRMAFDIKPEDRWWCAADPGWITGHSYIVYGPLINGATIMLYEGAPNYPYPNRWWQIIEKYGINILYTSPTAIRGLMRFGDRWPKKHDLSSLRLLGSVGEPINPEAWKWYHQVIGNGNCPIIDTWWQTETGGLMICPLPVTPLKPGSATKPFFGNEITIVDDEGREVAANEEGKLIINNPWPGMARTIFKDDERYKALYWNEVDGKWRYLAGDSAKKDDDGYIWVIGRMDEVLKVSGYRLGTAEIESALVSHPQVTEAAAIGLPHELKGNAIHTYAILAQGVAGSEELALELREHVAREMGRIAMPEDVTFVDALPKTRSGKIMRRVLKARALGQDEGDLSTLEE
- a CDS encoding exonuclease domain-containing protein, whose translation is MMWRRLLDKLHLALFGYQAHRRRLLARAPEGALKAFLSVPFPDKNTPISEVPVLALDFETTGLDAKKDQLLSAGFVAINRGEIHLKSRYHKIIKTRGELAEENVVIHQITDSAKEQGAELAQVVEEILSALAGKVMLVHFARIEITFLRQACLELYGMAPVFPVIDTLTVAKRRLDKRNLPYDASSLRLSTLRQSHQLPAHLAHNALNDALATAELLLAEVACANRGEQLPLKYYLL